From Candidatus Hydrogenedentota bacterium, one genomic window encodes:
- a CDS encoding cytochrome c biogenesis protein ResB, with protein sequence MIKRALSLTIDFLASYGFACIIFILLMVLTFLGTIEQVDQGLFEVQKRYFESMFVVHKLFGVIPILLPGVYLLLILFSINLVLGGIIRMRKNKYTLGNLIIHAGMLLLIFGGLIKNEFSIDGHLTLAENERSSEFQSYYLWEIALSPVDEKGQSTTEYLVPDDQFVSAREGNPVSFVRDDVPFDLTVTRFIPNCEPSMVGPMIADSVHAVDGFFLNEMPKDKEAERNTAGVYVQIRDKASGSIKEAILYGRSQTPLPIDAGGKTWTIDLRNRRYTFPFTIALNKFIQEKHPRMEMAKMFSSEVTKIEGGVEQPVTITMNEPLRHKGYTFFQASFIEADPRRGTPVMSTLAVVRDPADRIPLYSCIVISVGLMIHFTMKLGRYLRREQKRLEPSRAT encoded by the coding sequence ATGATTAAACGCGCGTTGAGTTTGACGATTGACTTTCTGGCCTCATACGGGTTCGCGTGCATCATCTTCATTCTGTTGATGGTGCTCACGTTTCTCGGGACCATCGAACAGGTCGATCAGGGGCTCTTCGAAGTGCAGAAGCGGTACTTCGAATCCATGTTTGTGGTGCACAAGCTGTTTGGCGTGATTCCGATTCTGCTGCCCGGCGTCTATCTGCTTCTCATTCTGTTTTCGATCAATCTGGTTCTTGGCGGCATCATTCGCATGCGCAAGAACAAGTACACCCTTGGAAACCTCATCATTCATGCGGGCATGTTGCTGCTGATCTTTGGCGGGCTTATCAAGAATGAATTTTCCATCGACGGGCATTTGACCCTGGCGGAGAACGAGCGCTCCAGCGAATTCCAGAGCTACTACCTGTGGGAGATCGCGCTGTCGCCCGTCGACGAGAAAGGGCAAAGCACGACCGAGTATCTTGTGCCCGACGATCAATTCGTGTCGGCCAGGGAAGGCAATCCGGTCTCCTTCGTGCGCGACGATGTTCCCTTTGATCTCACGGTCACCCGGTTCATCCCCAATTGTGAACCGTCCATGGTGGGGCCGATGATCGCCGATAGTGTGCATGCCGTCGATGGGTTCTTCCTAAATGAAATGCCCAAAGACAAAGAGGCCGAGCGCAACACGGCAGGCGTGTACGTGCAGATACGCGATAAAGCAAGCGGGTCCATCAAAGAAGCGATCCTGTACGGGCGCTCGCAGACGCCGCTTCCCATTGACGCGGGAGGCAAGACGTGGACCATCGACCTGCGCAACCGCCGCTACACGTTCCCGTTCACCATTGCGCTGAACAAGTTCATTCAAGAAAAACACCCGCGCATGGAAATGGCGAAGATGTTTTCGAGCGAAGTGACGAAGATCGAAGGCGGAGTCGAGCAGCCCGTCACTATCACGATGAACGAGCCGTTGCGGCACAAGGGGTACACGTTCTTCCAGGCATCGTTTATCGAAGCCGATCCGAGGCGCGGCACGCCGGTGATGTCGACGTTGGCCGTTGTGCGCGACCCGGCAGACCGAATCCCGCTTTACTCCTGCATCGTGATTTCGGTTGGTCTCATGATCCATTTCACCATGAAGCTTGGGCGCTATCTCCGCCGGGAGCAGAAGCGCCTTGAACCGTCGAGGGCGACATGA
- the ccsA gene encoding cytochrome c biogenesis protein CcsA → MNAKRFFTLIGIAALAFMPMALAQEAAHDHEGHDHSGHAHADPVKPIKWDKETLEKFSTLPIQDGGRVKPLSTYAGFKLLKLNGRRECRNLEGEKLTPMAWFLDTLLYPETANQYKVFLVQSSEVLEAIGVSHEGKKKRDRYSYEELLPGRAKLFELAQSYSGIDAKDRTGIQTQIVNLASNIFEYESVSHYADFARHELSISEGSPLRAVLPEPTFSAVLEKATTLRVLAMAMDRGMDSVLSGMTPEKAAEMKALFPGVDSIDEATRKKNLDELQAMLNQLDAMARNASELALFPPAKDAEDQTHWYAAGEVAEVVFGGDGTHGVEELKLVSSFEQLVRDRAEPEKLKAQLASFHDAVTAIATTRGEYAKIPIEVTFYRADFFYNSLILFIIAFAIIAVTWLVPYNRLMSKLYPLVLFPPTALLITGIVFRCIIRGRPPVSTLYETILFITAVAVVVTIFIEYINRQKIALSVGAILGMIGMFLAFRYEAKEGVDTMPSLVAVLDTNFWLATHVTTVTMGYSAGLLAAAIAHIYIIGRFFGIKKENKDFYKGVTRMVYGVLCFGLIFATIGTVLGGIWANESWGRFWGWDPKENGALLIVLCQLAILHARMGGYIRDLGINISAVFGAIVVGFSWWGVNLLGVGLHSYGFTSGILQALTAFYAVECLVILLGFGIWLREQWAPKAASPDATTQLSRGKKQKKTLPAKASK, encoded by the coding sequence ATGAACGCGAAACGATTCTTCACGCTGATTGGAATTGCGGCGCTGGCTTTCATGCCGATGGCGCTGGCACAAGAGGCTGCGCACGATCACGAAGGCCACGACCATTCCGGCCACGCGCACGCCGATCCCGTTAAGCCTATTAAGTGGGACAAAGAAACCCTCGAGAAGTTTTCGACACTGCCCATTCAAGACGGCGGTCGCGTGAAGCCGCTGAGCACGTACGCGGGATTCAAACTGCTCAAGCTCAATGGGCGGCGTGAATGCCGGAATCTCGAAGGTGAGAAGCTGACGCCCATGGCATGGTTCCTGGACACGCTTCTCTATCCCGAGACGGCCAATCAATACAAAGTGTTCCTCGTCCAGAGCTCGGAAGTGCTCGAAGCGATTGGCGTGTCGCACGAAGGTAAGAAGAAGCGCGACCGCTATTCGTACGAAGAGCTTCTGCCTGGAAGAGCGAAGCTGTTCGAATTGGCGCAGAGTTATTCGGGGATCGACGCAAAAGACCGGACCGGGATTCAGACGCAGATCGTGAATCTGGCGTCCAACATCTTCGAGTATGAATCGGTGAGCCATTACGCGGACTTTGCGCGGCATGAACTCTCGATCTCGGAGGGATCTCCGCTGCGTGCCGTCCTCCCCGAGCCGACCTTCTCCGCGGTGCTGGAGAAGGCGACGACGTTGCGCGTGTTGGCCATGGCAATGGATCGCGGCATGGACTCCGTGTTGTCCGGCATGACGCCCGAGAAGGCCGCCGAAATGAAGGCGCTGTTTCCCGGCGTTGACTCGATCGACGAGGCTACCCGCAAGAAGAATCTCGACGAGTTGCAGGCCATGTTGAATCAACTCGATGCAATGGCTCGCAATGCAAGCGAACTGGCCTTGTTCCCGCCAGCCAAGGATGCGGAAGATCAGACGCACTGGTATGCGGCGGGCGAAGTCGCTGAAGTGGTATTTGGCGGCGATGGCACGCACGGCGTCGAGGAATTGAAGCTGGTTTCGTCATTCGAGCAGTTGGTGCGGGATCGCGCGGAGCCGGAGAAACTCAAGGCCCAGCTTGCCTCGTTTCACGATGCGGTGACGGCGATCGCGACAACGCGTGGCGAATACGCGAAGATCCCCATAGAAGTCACGTTCTATCGAGCCGACTTCTTCTACAACAGTCTCATACTGTTTATTATCGCGTTTGCAATCATCGCGGTGACTTGGCTGGTGCCCTACAACCGGCTGATGTCGAAGTTGTACCCCCTGGTGCTATTCCCGCCGACGGCCCTGTTGATTACGGGCATTGTGTTCCGCTGCATCATCCGCGGACGTCCCCCCGTGAGCACGCTCTACGAGACCATTCTCTTCATCACGGCTGTTGCGGTTGTCGTGACCATCTTCATCGAATACATCAATCGACAGAAGATTGCGCTTTCGGTTGGCGCTATTCTAGGCATGATTGGGATGTTCCTCGCTTTCCGGTATGAGGCCAAGGAAGGCGTCGACACCATGCCCAGCCTTGTCGCCGTGCTGGATACGAACTTCTGGCTGGCGACGCACGTGACCACGGTGACGATGGGGTATTCGGCGGGCCTGCTCGCAGCGGCGATTGCGCACATCTACATCATCGGCAGGTTCTTCGGTATTAAGAAGGAAAACAAAGACTTCTACAAGGGCGTTACCCGAATGGTGTATGGCGTCCTCTGCTTTGGATTGATTTTCGCGACCATTGGCACCGTGCTTGGCGGCATCTGGGCCAACGAAAGTTGGGGCCGATTCTGGGGCTGGGATCCGAAGGAGAACGGCGCGCTACTGATAGTGCTTTGCCAGCTTGCCATTCTGCACGCGCGCATGGGCGGCTATATCCGCGATCTGGGTATCAACATCTCGGCGGTCTTCGGCGCAATAGTCGTCGGCTTCTCGTGGTGGGGTGTCAATCTCCTGGGCGTCGGATTGCACAGCTACGGCTTTACGAGCGGCATTCTGCAGGCGCTGACGGCTTTCTACGCCGTGGAATGCCTCGTGATACTGCTGGGCTTCGGCATCTGGCTGCGGGAGCAGTGGGCGCCTAAGGCGGCCTCGCCCGATGCAACAACGCAATTGTCGCGCGGCAAGAAACAAAAGAAGACGCTCCCCGCGAAAGCCTCCAAGTAA
- a CDS encoding TIGR00730 family Rossman fold protein yields MNGSVCVYCSSSDAVPEVYFEAARSFGAALAQSGRALVYGGGKIGLMGVLARAVHEHGGKVIGVIPEALREMELAYTGADELIITADLRERKAAMESRACAFVALPGGYGTLEEMIEVLTLKQLHFHAKPIVMINTAGFYQPLLSMFEQLYEQRFAKPETRQLYHVAGNAEDALTYINHYTPASTPQKWY; encoded by the coding sequence ATGAACGGAAGTGTCTGTGTTTACTGCTCGTCCAGCGACGCGGTGCCTGAAGTGTATTTCGAGGCGGCCCGGTCGTTTGGCGCTGCATTGGCGCAGAGTGGCCGCGCGTTGGTCTATGGCGGGGGAAAGATTGGGTTAATGGGCGTCCTTGCGCGCGCCGTGCACGAACATGGCGGCAAAGTCATCGGCGTGATCCCCGAAGCGTTGCGCGAAATGGAACTGGCCTACACCGGCGCGGACGAATTGATCATCACGGCGGACTTGCGCGAACGAAAAGCCGCGATGGAGTCGAGGGCGTGTGCCTTTGTCGCGCTGCCGGGTGGATACGGCACTCTCGAAGAGATGATAGAGGTGCTTACGCTGAAGCAATTGCATTTTCATGCGAAACCCATCGTCATGATAAACACGGCCGGCTTTTATCAGCCGCTTCTTTCGATGTTTGAACAGCTCTACGAGCAGCGTTTTGCCAAGCCCGAGACGCGACAGTTGTATCACGTTGCAGGGAACGCCGAAGACGCGCTGACGTACATCAATCACTACACGCCGGCGTCAACGCCGCAGAAGTGGTACTAG